In the genome of Myxococcus stipitatus, one region contains:
- a CDS encoding TetR/AcrR family transcriptional regulator produces the protein MPRPSNTEERRQQIVLGLLRVMSERGYERASVNEIAKAAGLSPGLVHYHFSDKQEILLVLVEQLAARARERVARRVARIAPEDARGKVEAFLDAFLATGADADPSAVAGWVTISAEAIRQPEVRAAYEQVVRADLELLEGLVASVVGKRRARALSVGLFAAVQGYFVLSASAPGLVPSGSAANTVKQMAAGLLDTVSAKEGA, from the coding sequence ATGCCTCGTCCGTCCAACACCGAAGAGCGCCGGCAGCAAATCGTCCTGGGGCTGCTGCGAGTGATGTCCGAGCGCGGCTACGAGCGGGCCTCCGTCAACGAAATCGCGAAGGCCGCGGGGCTGAGCCCGGGGCTCGTGCACTACCACTTCAGCGACAAGCAGGAGATCCTCCTCGTGCTGGTGGAGCAGCTCGCGGCCCGTGCGCGAGAGCGGGTGGCCAGGCGCGTCGCCCGCATCGCTCCGGAGGACGCCCGCGGCAAGGTGGAGGCGTTCCTGGACGCATTCCTCGCGACGGGCGCGGACGCGGACCCGAGCGCGGTGGCGGGCTGGGTCACCATCAGCGCGGAAGCCATCCGGCAGCCCGAGGTCCGCGCCGCCTACGAGCAGGTGGTGCGCGCGGACCTGGAGCTGCTCGAGGGGCTGGTCGCGTCCGTCGTCGGCAAGCGGCGCGCGCGCGCCTTGTCGGTGGGTCTCTTCGCCGCGGTGCAGGGCTACTTCGTGCTCTCCGCGAGCGCACCGGGGCTCGTCCCCTCGGGCTCGGCCGCCAACACCGTGAAGCAGATGGCCGCGGGGCTGCTCGACACGGTGAGCGCGAAGGAGGGCGCATGA
- a CDS encoding MFS transporter — MKTPVKLGLLSSLYLSQGLPFGFFTQALPVLLRHQGLSLPAIGLAHLLALPWALKFLWAPSMDRHGSARWGLRRGYILPLQCLSAGLLLSLALPESTVDTHWLLAAVLGVNLLAATQDVATDGLAVTLLSPSERGWGNGVQVAAYRVGMILGGGLMLAVFDAAGWRPTLLALGLILLVATVPIALYREPVTEPPPRASLGLQWWLRRPGAATWLTLLGVYKAGEALATGMLRTFLVDRGLSLTDIAWMLGGVGFTAGLLGALAGGSLVARLGRKRALLLFGFVQATAVLLYAVVASTPSSMAWLTVVCAVEHIASGMATATLFTAMMDACRTEHAATDYTVQASLVVIATGAAAALSGFSAQALGYPGHFVLAALLCVAGTLYVPFALRPTQAPHTPAPEVSP, encoded by the coding sequence ATGAAGACGCCCGTGAAGCTGGGGCTCCTGTCGAGCCTCTATCTCTCCCAGGGCCTGCCGTTCGGCTTCTTCACCCAGGCGCTCCCGGTGCTGCTGCGGCACCAGGGCCTCTCGCTGCCGGCCATCGGACTTGCGCACCTGCTCGCGCTGCCCTGGGCCCTGAAGTTCCTCTGGGCGCCGTCCATGGACCGGCATGGCTCGGCCCGCTGGGGACTGCGCCGAGGCTACATCCTCCCGTTGCAGTGCCTGAGCGCGGGCCTGCTGCTGTCGCTCGCGCTGCCCGAGTCCACCGTGGACACGCACTGGCTGCTCGCCGCGGTGCTCGGCGTCAACCTGCTCGCGGCGACCCAGGACGTCGCGACGGATGGCCTCGCGGTGACGCTGCTCTCCCCTTCCGAGCGAGGCTGGGGCAACGGCGTGCAGGTGGCCGCGTATCGCGTGGGGATGATTCTGGGCGGAGGCCTCATGCTCGCCGTCTTCGACGCCGCGGGCTGGCGCCCCACCCTCCTGGCGCTGGGCCTGATCCTCCTCGTCGCCACCGTGCCCATCGCGCTCTACCGCGAGCCCGTCACCGAGCCCCCTCCCCGCGCGAGCCTGGGCCTCCAGTGGTGGCTGCGACGGCCCGGCGCCGCGACGTGGCTCACCCTGCTCGGGGTCTACAAGGCGGGAGAAGCGCTGGCCACGGGCATGCTGCGCACCTTCCTGGTGGACCGGGGCCTGTCGCTCACGGACATCGCCTGGATGCTGGGCGGGGTGGGCTTCACGGCGGGACTCCTGGGCGCACTCGCGGGAGGCAGCCTCGTGGCGAGGCTGGGGCGGAAACGGGCCTTGCTCCTCTTCGGCTTCGTCCAGGCCACGGCCGTGCTGCTGTACGCAGTCGTGGCGAGCACCCCTTCGTCCATGGCGTGGCTGACGGTGGTCTGCGCCGTGGAGCACATCGCCAGCGGCATGGCCACGGCCACGCTCTTCACCGCGATGATGGATGCCTGCCGCACCGAGCACGCCGCCACCGACTACACGGTGCAGGCCTCGCTCGTGGTGATTGCCACGGGCGCGGCGGCGGCGCTCAGTGGCTTCAGCGCGCAGGCGCTCGGCTACCCCGGACACTTCGTCCTCGCGGCCCTGCTCTGTGTCGCCGGTACGCTCTACGTCCCCTTCGCCCTCCGTCCAACCCAGGCGCCCCACACCCCCGCGCCCGAGGTGTCGCCATGA
- the coaD gene encoding pantetheine-phosphate adenylyltransferase, giving the protein MTIAVYAGSFDPVTAGHLSVVRQAARLFGHVVVVVAINPAKNTLLSPDERVALVREAVAMHPNVSVAWTEGLIVDYARAIGASVLLRGVRGATDAQFETELAQNNRALAPEISTLFLPAEAHLAEVSSSGLKQRVSRGEDVSAFCPPTVAAKLRERLDPSLRSQP; this is encoded by the coding sequence ATGACCATCGCCGTCTACGCAGGCAGCTTCGACCCCGTCACCGCGGGACACCTGTCCGTGGTCCGTCAGGCAGCGCGGCTGTTCGGACACGTGGTGGTCGTCGTGGCCATCAACCCCGCGAAGAACACGCTGCTGTCGCCCGACGAGCGCGTGGCCCTGGTGCGGGAAGCCGTGGCCATGCACCCCAACGTCTCGGTGGCATGGACCGAGGGGCTCATCGTCGACTACGCGCGAGCCATCGGCGCCAGCGTCCTCCTGCGCGGCGTGCGCGGCGCCACCGATGCGCAGTTCGAGACGGAACTCGCCCAGAACAACCGCGCGCTCGCGCCCGAAATCTCCACCCTCTTCCTCCCCGCGGAGGCCCACCTCGCCGAGGTGAGCAGCAGCGGCCTCAAGCAGCGCGTCTCGCGAGGCGAGGACGTTTCGGCCTTCTGTCCGCCCACGGTCGCGGCGAAGCTGCGCGAGCGACTCGACCCGTCCCTTCGGAGCCAGCCATGA
- a CDS encoding MBL fold metallo-hydrolase — translation MSLSFIPLGVGDAFSALHYSSCLAVEAEDQVLLVDCPHPIRKMMREASLATGVPLDVDRVSAVALTHLHADHASGLESMGYFSFFVLRRKLELLAHPAVAERLWEGHLAAGMECLIEKRGEAPNDKHFDDYFEHTPLSTEAAVRHGPFLIESRMTYHHVPTTALRIHAGGRCLGYSADTAFDEGLIHWLSRADLVIHETNYGVHTPYEKLAALPADLRSRMRLIHYPDDFDTEASVIEPLRQGRRYTV, via the coding sequence ATGAGCCTGTCCTTCATTCCCCTGGGCGTCGGGGATGCCTTCTCCGCCCTCCACTACTCGTCCTGTCTCGCGGTGGAGGCCGAGGACCAGGTGCTCCTGGTGGACTGCCCGCACCCCATCCGGAAGATGATGCGCGAGGCCTCGCTCGCCACCGGCGTCCCGCTCGACGTGGACCGCGTCAGCGCCGTGGCCCTCACCCACCTCCACGCGGACCACGCCTCCGGCCTGGAGAGCATGGGCTACTTCTCCTTCTTCGTCCTGCGCCGGAAGCTGGAGCTGCTCGCGCACCCCGCAGTGGCGGAGCGGCTCTGGGAGGGCCACCTGGCCGCCGGCATGGAGTGCCTCATCGAGAAGCGCGGCGAGGCCCCCAACGACAAGCACTTCGACGACTACTTCGAGCACACGCCGCTCTCCACCGAGGCCGCCGTGCGGCACGGCCCCTTCCTCATCGAGTCGCGCATGACGTACCACCACGTGCCCACCACCGCGCTGCGCATCCACGCGGGGGGCAGGTGCCTGGGCTACAGCGCGGACACCGCCTTCGACGAGGGGCTCATCCACTGGCTGTCGCGCGCGGACCTGGTCATCCACGAGACGAACTACGGCGTCCACACGCCCTACGAGAAGCTGGCCGCGCTGCCCGCGGACCTGCGCTCCCGCATGCGCCTCATCCACTACCCGGATGACTTCGACACCGAGGCCAGCGTCATCGAGCCCCTGCGCCAGGGCCGCCGCTACACCGTGTAG
- a CDS encoding alpha-amylase family glycosyl hydrolase, whose translation MRRNMWSALLLAGVLGCGESALENPLGTKGGETGQVVQRLNVSSRPGMGAVVYGGGTTFRVWAPLASKVFVAGQFSNWNGLELGSEGNGNFSGDVPGAVKGQQYKYIVRNAWGNDEWRADPRSAWQVNSTEASIIYDHGEYWWNAQQFSTPAFHEMVIYEMHVGTFNDSPGWGPGNWNSAIAKLDYLRDLGINMVKVMPAYEFAGDFSWGYNVAFPFAPESAYGHPNDMKRFIDEAHYRGIGVIVDVVHNHWGPSDLPMWCFSGNCLDNGGEYFFTDNRKSTPWGNTRPDYGRPEVRAYIRDSMMNLLDNFRADGLRWDATKYMRTIDGTGDIAPAWQVFRSINREINANKGWKISIAEDFGGGDSITNDATSDFAGGAGFDAQWSAEFVHPIRTAVIEQNDANRNMFAVRDAITQGFSGRAHARVIYSESHDEVANGKARVPEEIWPGNAGSWAAKKRSTLAAGITLTSPGIPMLFQGQEILEDGFFSDGDPVDWAKLGTYGGIHDLYRDLIRLRRNWNNNTRGLRGGNVNVHHVNNASKVIAYHRWDSGGPGDDVLIVANFSGTYFPTYNIGFPRTGTWYLRFNSDWNGYSSDFGNTASANTVAYGGAKDGMANNASFAIGPYSLLIFSQ comes from the coding sequence TCCAGCGCCTCAACGTCTCGAGCCGGCCGGGCATGGGGGCGGTGGTCTACGGCGGAGGCACGACGTTCCGCGTGTGGGCACCGCTGGCCTCCAAGGTGTTTGTCGCGGGCCAGTTCAGCAACTGGAACGGGTTGGAGCTGGGCAGCGAGGGCAACGGCAACTTCTCTGGCGACGTGCCTGGCGCCGTCAAGGGACAGCAGTACAAGTACATCGTCCGCAACGCGTGGGGGAACGACGAGTGGCGCGCGGACCCTCGCTCGGCGTGGCAGGTGAACTCCACCGAGGCCAGCATCATCTATGACCACGGCGAGTACTGGTGGAACGCGCAGCAGTTCAGCACGCCCGCCTTCCACGAGATGGTCATCTACGAGATGCACGTGGGCACGTTCAACGACTCGCCGGGGTGGGGGCCGGGCAACTGGAACAGCGCCATCGCGAAGCTCGACTACCTGCGGGACCTGGGCATCAACATGGTGAAGGTGATGCCGGCGTATGAGTTCGCCGGGGACTTCTCCTGGGGCTACAACGTCGCCTTCCCGTTCGCGCCGGAGAGCGCCTACGGGCATCCGAACGACATGAAGCGCTTCATCGACGAGGCGCACTACCGGGGCATCGGCGTCATCGTCGACGTGGTGCACAACCACTGGGGGCCCAGCGACCTGCCCATGTGGTGCTTCAGCGGCAACTGTCTGGACAACGGCGGGGAGTACTTCTTCACCGACAACCGCAAGTCGACGCCGTGGGGGAACACGCGTCCGGACTACGGCCGCCCCGAGGTGCGCGCGTACATCCGCGACTCGATGATGAACCTGCTCGACAACTTCCGGGCGGACGGCCTGCGCTGGGATGCCACGAAGTACATGCGCACCATCGACGGCACGGGCGACATCGCGCCAGCGTGGCAGGTGTTCCGCTCCATCAACCGCGAAATCAACGCGAACAAGGGCTGGAAGATTTCCATCGCCGAGGACTTCGGCGGCGGCGACTCCATCACCAACGACGCCACGTCCGACTTCGCGGGCGGCGCGGGGTTCGATGCGCAGTGGTCGGCGGAGTTCGTGCATCCCATCCGCACGGCGGTCATCGAGCAGAACGACGCGAACCGGAACATGTTCGCGGTGCGCGACGCGATTACCCAGGGCTTCAGCGGACGGGCGCACGCGCGGGTCATCTACTCGGAGAGCCACGATGAAGTGGCCAACGGCAAGGCCCGGGTGCCGGAGGAGATCTGGCCCGGCAACGCAGGGAGCTGGGCGGCGAAGAAGCGCTCCACGCTGGCCGCGGGCATCACGCTGACCTCGCCGGGCATCCCCATGCTGTTCCAGGGGCAGGAGATTCTGGAGGACGGGTTCTTCTCGGATGGTGACCCGGTGGACTGGGCCAAGCTCGGCACCTACGGCGGCATCCATGACCTGTACCGCGACCTCATCCGCCTGCGCCGGAACTGGAACAACAACACGCGCGGCCTGCGAGGCGGCAACGTCAACGTCCACCACGTCAACAACGCGAGCAAGGTGATTGCCTATCACCGCTGGGACAGTGGCGGACCAGGTGACGACGTCCTGATTGTCGCCAACTTCAGCGGCACCTACTTCCCCACCTACAACATCGGCTTCCCGCGCACCGGCACGTGGTACCTGCGCTTCAACAGCGACTGGAACGGGTACTCGTCTGACTTCGGCAACACCGCGTCGGCGAACACGGTGGCGTATGGCGGGGCCAAGGACGGCATGGCGAACAACGCGTCCTTCGCCATCGGCCCCTACTCGCTGCTCATCTTCTCGCAGTAA